The Haloprofundus halophilus genomic sequence TCCGCGGCTTCCTGAAGCAGCCGTTCGCACTCGGCCCACGCCTCGTCGACGTCCTCGGAGACGTTCGGTAGCGTCCGCTCCATGATGGTGAGCGGGAAGACGACGAACTCGTCGTCGAACGGCCGAATCGGGTCGTAGCCGTGGTCGAACCCGTACGTCGAACTCGACCCGAGCGACGAGTCGTACCGAAGCCCGATGTCTGCGTGGTGTCGCCACGTGTCGGGAACGGTCATGTTGAGACAGTGCTGTCTCCCGCCGACGACGGTGTCGCCGACGACGCGTTCGAGCGTCGCCTTCTGTTCGGAGAGCAGCTCGGGGTCGTCGTAGGAGCTGTACGACCCGTGGAGACCGACCTCCCACCCGCCGTCGTCGAGGCGGCGAACGAGTTCGTGTACGTCCGGCGAGTGGATGTCGTATCGCCCGAGGTGCTCGACCCAGTGTTTGGGGTCTCGCCACTCCTCGAGCGGGCGCTGGAGCATCGACTGCTCCTGCAGAAAGTAAAACGAAGACCGAACGCCGAGTTCGTCTTCGAGCTCCATGATGTCGTCGAACAGCCAGTAGGGGTTCGAACCAGGTCGGAGTCCCCGGAGG encodes the following:
- a CDS encoding polysaccharide deacetylase family protein, whose amino-acid sequence is MIPGYDFALGLTHDVDRPYQSPIHAVYYALRERNPSRLRGLRPGSNPYWLFDDIMELEDELGVRSSFYFLQEQSMLQRPLEEWRDPKHWVEHLGRYDIHSPDVHELVRRLDDGGWEVGLHGSYSSYDDPELLSEQKATLERVVGDTVVGGRQHCLNMTVPDTWRHHADIGLRYDSSLGSSSTYGFDHGYDPIRPFDDEFVVFPLTIMERTLPNVSEDVDEAWAECERLLQEAAENEAVMTVLWHPTYYDEEERPGYRRLYRRLIERARELGGYVGPLAEIYQSLEHPVAVDAER